One part of the Mesomycoplasma conjunctivae genome encodes these proteins:
- a CDS encoding class III lanthionine synthetase LanKC N-terminal domain-containing protein, whose translation MIYREMLSTNTKISISKTDIFVFVHSNTSTIPNQGWKIHISALNKDYHRILNIVVPYLINHKISFKFLKDKKELSKINSKLTHIFSFAKFITIYLENEDQLKKHIQFLYENTKGFKGLPIYSDRRYLDSNNIYYRYGTNLKNYKYIRDNNNKAIYKDRNALYYSLPNFIKEPFPNNKSVILFKDQEVNNRFSLLYIVHYTSTSSVFLGFDKVENNYIIVKTSPIYGLFGSRKSVIWFRKNEVAILQHIKEKQIKNSNQLIDYFVDNNQFYLFKSYVKGRDLGHLFSANDIFKNIDNLDNVANKYMLLLENIFVCISNFHKYNIILNDVSVKNFICNDDLCSFIDLETSYIIGSKFETLIYSTTLFNFKFPLHTVDNHFALDILKMATIFCEFWIGQMQNMSKPKNIKWMFLKVYNFILFYQLNLQIVDKLLAIFNQFLSQKFALLEVKPSFSKTTLKTEIDKIWSFFTNNRKLANKKEYKNEMKQFIYKLLVKDKIDSKNLEKIKKQYQSLKFEKLGKFKSENLIFWAIWAGYQKDFLLAHRIIEYIWNKRITEINNQYYIKYKDFLIPYLWGGSLGLAFAMSIVDKAKYQDKINLIEKTVLPYTSQKIDIFFGISGFILYFKWKYNFQKYSHNILKWTTFLVNIWDRENNFFVRQHEQLQKDDYIIAKILKNLSKNQLFATKYLTFDEQVVAKIDKISNLF comes from the coding sequence CTCTAATACTAGCACTATACCAAATCAAGGTTGAAAAATTCATATATCTGCACTTAATAAAGATTACCATCGTATCCTAAATATTGTTGTGCCTTACTTAATTAATCATAAAATTAGTTTTAAATTTTTAAAAGATAAAAAAGAATTATCAAAAATTAATTCGAAACTTACACACATTTTTTCTTTTGCTAAATTTATAACTATATATCTTGAAAATGAAGATCAACTAAAAAAACACATTCAATTTTTGTATGAAAATACTAAAGGATTTAAAGGTCTACCCATTTATTCAGATCGAAGATATTTAGATTCAAATAATATATACTATAGATATGGTACAAATTTAAAAAATTATAAATATATTAGAGATAACAATAACAAAGCAATTTATAAAGATAGAAATGCTCTTTATTATAGTCTACCCAATTTTATCAAAGAGCCTTTCCCGAATAACAAAAGTGTTATTTTATTTAAAGATCAAGAAGTTAATAATCGTTTTTCATTATTGTATATAGTACATTACACATCTACTTCATCAGTTTTTTTGGGTTTTGATAAAGTCGAAAATAATTATATTATTGTTAAAACATCCCCTATTTATGGTTTGTTTGGAAGTAGAAAATCTGTAATTTGATTTAGGAAAAATGAAGTTGCTATTTTGCAACATATAAAAGAAAAACAAATAAAAAATTCTAACCAATTAATTGACTATTTTGTTGATAATAATCAGTTTTATTTGTTTAAATCCTATGTCAAAGGGCGAGATCTTGGACATCTTTTTTCTGCTAATGATATTTTTAAAAATATTGATAATTTAGACAATGTGGCCAATAAATATATGTTGCTATTAGAAAATATATTTGTTTGCATCTCCAATTTTCATAAATATAATATTATTTTAAATGATGTATCGGTTAAAAATTTTATTTGCAATGATGATCTGTGTAGCTTTATAGATTTAGAAACTTCCTATATTATTGGATCAAAATTTGAAACACTCATTTATTCAACAACCCTATTTAATTTTAAGTTTCCACTTCATACTGTTGATAATCATTTTGCATTAGATATTCTAAAAATGGCAACTATTTTTTGTGAATTTTGAATTGGTCAAATGCAAAATATGTCAAAACCAAAGAATATAAAATGGATGTTTTTAAAAGTTTATAACTTTATTTTGTTTTATCAATTAAATTTACAAATAGTTGATAAATTACTAGCTATTTTTAACCAATTTTTGTCTCAAAAATTTGCATTACTTGAAGTAAAACCATCTTTTAGCAAGACTACCTTAAAAACGGAAATAGATAAGATTTGATCATTTTTTACTAACAATAGAAAGTTAGCTAATAAAAAAGAATATAAAAATGAAATGAAGCAATTTATTTATAAGCTACTTGTTAAAGATAAAATTGATAGTAAAAATTTGGAAAAAATCAAGAAACAATATCAATCATTAAAATTTGAAAAACTTGGAAAATTTAAATCTGAAAATTTAATTTTTTGAGCCATATGAGCTGGATATCAAAAGGATTTTTTATTAGCTCATAGAATAATTGAATATATTTGGAATAAAAGGATAACTGAAATTAATAATCAATATTATATAAAATACAAAGATTTTTTAATTCCTTATTTATGAGGCGGATCGCTTGGATTAGCGTTTGCAATGTCAATAGTAGATAAAGCGAAATATCAAGATAAAATTAATTTAATTGAAAAAACTGTATTACCATATACATCTCAAAAAATTGATATATTTTTTGGAATTTCAGGTTTTATTTTATATTTTAAATGAAAATATAATTTCCAAAAATACTCACATAATATTTTGAAATGAACTACCTTTTTAGTTAACATTTGAGATAGAGAAAATAATTTTTTTGTCAGACAACATGAGCAATTACAAAAAGATGATTACATTATTGCTAAAATACTAAAAAACTTAAGTAAAAATCAATTATTTGCAACAAAATATTTAACATTTGATGAACAAGTTGTTGCAAAAATTGATAAAATTTCTAATTTATTTTAA
- a CDS encoding ATP-binding cassette domain-containing protein: MKIFVLIKMAKLNFFIYFSLIFMEKISLSFNIYSYTFIVQHLNNYPQPTFGLTTSILFWVISVFVALSLRLIRPLLSSRIKETIRNQLSFKIIEKIQNSSYVDIKFKSNSMLSLINYDMVEALNMIDSFTTVFNSLIAIITNIIFMILLSPQWSWILILSAFIFSIIGIFFQFFLNQYGQKLSDQFSNIHQELSQYSNKHIQTFKTFFLHNQIFSFKNLIEHGFSKFTSKRTKILKKSSSISLIATFVTTMFTGILLLEVTLLTFYNYYDVSIFLSLMLYSLDFSGSFGDIIVQTFMLSIRGQYLSNIISKVPTTTVNRELNKAIEKISISNLSFVFEDKTVFSGINFDILPGKKYLIDGPSGTGKSTLLKTILGVYPDYQGNILINDELEINQVSSSSLRQQIGFIDNQNIIFDASLQDNITLFDTQVDLQKLNKILDTLKIDWLKLEDNINVNKLSEGQKQKIVLARLKYSNIKFWVVDEALDNIQKDHAELTIDNLLGDPDLTILFVSHHISADLREKFDEVIAIRG, from the coding sequence ATGAAAATATTTGTACTAATTAAAATGGCAAAACTCAATTTCTTTATTTATTTTAGCTTAATATTTATGGAAAAGATTTCTTTGTCTTTTAACATTTATAGTTATACCTTTATTGTTCAACATCTTAATAATTATCCTCAACCCACTTTTGGTTTAACCACTTCTATTTTGTTTTGGGTAATTTCGGTTTTTGTTGCCCTATCATTACGTTTAATAAGGCCTCTACTTTCAAGTAGAATTAAAGAGACTATTCGGAATCAATTAAGCTTCAAAATTATCGAAAAAATCCAAAATAGTTCGTATGTAGATATAAAATTTAAGTCTAATTCAATGCTTTCACTTATCAATTATGATATGGTTGAAGCTCTTAATATGATTGATAGTTTCACTACAGTTTTTAATTCTTTGATAGCAATCATAACTAACATTATTTTTATGATTTTGCTTTCACCACAATGAAGTTGAATCTTAATTTTATCAGCATTTATTTTTAGTATCATAGGAATATTTTTTCAATTCTTTTTAAACCAATATGGTCAAAAATTGTCTGATCAATTTTCTAATATCCACCAAGAATTGAGTCAATATAGCAACAAACATATTCAAACATTTAAAACATTTTTTCTTCACAATCAAATATTTAGTTTTAAGAATTTAATTGAACACGGTTTTTCTAAATTTACATCTAAGCGAACCAAAATTCTCAAAAAATCTTCATCTATTAGTTTAATAGCAACTTTTGTAACCACAATGTTTACAGGTATTTTATTGTTAGAAGTTACATTACTAACTTTTTATAATTATTATGATGTATCTATTTTTTTATCATTAATGTTGTATTCTCTTGATTTTTCAGGCTCATTTGGAGATATAATAGTTCAAACTTTTATGCTTTCAATTCGTGGACAATATCTTAGCAATATTATCTCAAAAGTACCGACCACAACAGTTAATCGTGAGCTAAATAAAGCTATTGAAAAAATTTCTATTAGTAATTTATCCTTTGTTTTTGAAGACAAAACGGTTTTTTCAGGAATTAATTTTGATATTTTACCAGGTAAAAAATATTTAATTGATGGCCCAAGTGGAACAGGAAAATCAACGCTTTTGAAAACAATTTTGGGTGTCTATCCTGATTATCAAGGAAATATTTTAATAAATGATGAACTGGAGATAAATCAAGTAAGCTCATCGTCCTTGCGTCAGCAAATTGGTTTTATTGATAATCAAAATATTATTTTTGATGCTAGTTTACAAGATAATATTACACTTTTTGATACACAAGTTGATCTTCAAAAACTAAACAAAATTTTAGATACTCTCAAAATTGATTGATTAAAATTGGAAGACAATATAAATGTTAACAAGTTGTCAGAGGGACAAAAACAAAAAATTGTACTAGCACGACTTAAGTATAGTAATATCAAATTTTGAGTTGTTGATGAAGCACTTGATAATATTCAAAAAGATCATGCTGAGCTTACCATTGATAACTTACTTGGTGATCCTGATTTAACTATTTTGTTTGTTAGTCACCACATTAGTGCTGATTTACGCGAAAAATTTGATGAGGTAATTGCAATTAGAGGTTAA
- a CDS encoding ATP-binding cassette domain-containing protein has translation MKKITKLYLINAFFVIVTLAFTYFGFFAPKLLYEAILANKIKETIIWVVVQIFFILFEALLGTFYASFFNFIFGQTKALGLLHKRLNMFDNQKDMYKTFAQKDSGSTFSKIYNETFNKGQEYFIFFLDIISSILPLFTMMFTIFYIQPIIGAVVLVLTLIWTLFPTVFKKKIESKVANQLKSYENLNDKTTSILSKFEGLLFFNKINLLPKILNTEVKKASIYSRKYNFWLGFSSGINFGLTILFTFISNVFIVILSIVLKQNISATAILISINTASNLFLSRYSETISSVLYFLSLKKQLKVAPLKIEQKESAFDEELQQITISNLSFQYQDKKIFDNINLNFIQGKKYLLRGENGSGKSTLMKILMGFERDYEGEIKFNNTNAKDILQLDIIKKISYVDGKPLLIEGNIYDNIAFFKNVDRKTIDELIMISGLQKYKDSVSEVSHLEDNDFSTGEKQRINFASHIVENKPFVVIDEGLSNVDQANTANIITWLLQKNITLILISHNLDEQIAKQFDYIIDIDKLNKV, from the coding sequence ATGAAAAAAATTACAAAATTATATTTAATTAATGCTTTTTTTGTTATAGTAACATTAGCATTTACCTATTTTGGTTTTTTTGCACCAAAATTATTGTATGAAGCAATTTTAGCAAACAAGATTAAAGAGACTATTATTTGAGTAGTTGTTCAAATTTTCTTTATCTTATTTGAAGCATTATTAGGCACATTTTATGCATCATTTTTTAATTTTATTTTTGGTCAAACAAAAGCACTTGGCTTGTTACACAAACGATTGAATATGTTTGATAATCAAAAAGATATGTATAAAACTTTTGCTCAAAAAGATTCAGGAAGTACATTTTCAAAAATATACAACGAAACTTTTAATAAAGGTCAGGAATATTTTATATTTTTTCTAGATATTATTTCATCAATTTTACCTTTGTTTACAATGATGTTTACCATTTTTTACATTCAACCAATCATTGGAGCAGTTGTTTTAGTTCTAACACTTATTTGGACTTTATTCCCAACTGTTTTCAAGAAAAAAATTGAATCTAAAGTAGCCAATCAGTTAAAATCATATGAAAATTTAAACGATAAGACTACTTCCATTTTGTCTAAATTTGAAGGACTATTATTTTTTAACAAAATTAATTTACTACCAAAAATATTGAATACTGAAGTTAAAAAAGCTAGTATTTATAGTAGAAAATATAATTTTTGGTTAGGTTTTAGCTCTGGCATAAATTTTGGACTAACTATCTTATTTACATTTATTAGTAATGTCTTTATTGTCATTTTGAGTATCGTTTTAAAACAAAATATATCAGCTACTGCTATTTTAATATCTATTAATACCGCTTCTAATTTATTTTTATCTCGATATTCAGAGACTATTTCATCAGTTTTATACTTTTTATCATTAAAAAAACAATTAAAAGTTGCCCCTTTAAAAATAGAACAAAAAGAAAGCGCTTTTGATGAAGAATTACAACAAATAACTATTAGTAATTTAAGCTTTCAATATCAAGACAAAAAAATCTTTGACAACATTAATTTAAATTTTATTCAAGGTAAAAAATATTTACTACGTGGAGAAAATGGTAGTGGAAAATCAACTTTGATGAAAATTTTAATGGGCTTTGAACGTGATTATGAAGGTGAAATTAAATTTAATAATACCAATGCTAAAGATATTTTACAATTAGATATTATCAAAAAAATCAGCTATGTTGATGGTAAACCTTTATTAATTGAAGGAAATATTTATGATAACATTGCATTTTTCAAAAATGTTGACAGAAAAACCATTGATGAATTAATCATGATTTCTGGTTTACAAAAATATAAAGATTCTGTCTCTGAAGTTAGCCACCTAGAAGACAACGACTTTTCTACTGGCGAAAAACAAAGAATTAATTTTGCTTCACATATTGTTGAAAATAAACCATTTGTTGTCATCGATGAAGGCTTATCCAATGTTGACCAAGCAAACACAGCAAATATTATTACTTGATTATTGCAAAAAAATATCACTCTTATTTTAATTTCACATAATTTAGATGAACAAATTGCAAAGCAATTTGATTACATTATTGATATTGACAAATTAAATAAAGTCTAA
- the msrB gene encoding peptide-methionine (R)-S-oxide reductase MsrB, with amino-acid sequence MKKKNLEHLDELQYRVTQENYTEKPFANKYNDNYKDGIYVDIVDNTPLFLSTTKYNSGSGWPAFTAPINKDMIVEVPDFQVPGRPRVEVRSKNADSHLGHVFKDGPKEFGGLRYCINSAALKFIPKEDLEKEGFGEFLKYFS; translated from the coding sequence ATGAAAAAGAAAAATTTAGAACACCTAGACGAGCTTCAGTACCGAGTTACTCAAGAGAACTACACTGAAAAACCATTTGCCAATAAATATAATGACAATTACAAAGATGGCATCTATGTTGACATCGTTGATAATACACCACTTTTTCTATCTACAACTAAATATAATTCCGGTTCTGGGTGACCAGCTTTTACAGCCCCAATCAACAAAGATATGATTGTCGAAGTTCCAGATTTTCAAGTACCTGGAAGACCAAGAGTAGAAGTGCGCTCTAAAAATGCTGATTCACATTTAGGACATGTTTTCAAAGATGGACCAAAAGAATTTGGAGGTCTTAGATATTGTATTAATTCTGCTGCCCTCAAATTTATTCCAAAAGAAGATTTAGAAAAAGAAGGTTTTGGCGAATTTCTTAAATACTTTTCATAA
- the rpsD gene encoding 30S ribosomal protein S4: MSRYTGPVFKKSRRLGFSILESGKEFVKGKQRKYAPGQHGPTRRYKLSDYGIHLQEKQKVRFMYGVSEKQFRNTFNKAIKKPGIAGTNFLQALESRFDNVVYRSGFAETRKQARQLVNHGHFLLNGKKVNIPSIQLKPGDSFELTSKKEGKIRKNVQILSALEKKTIASWVEVDVKNFKAKLIRLPERSELNQEIKESLIVEFYSK, encoded by the coding sequence ATGTCACGTTATACAGGACCAGTATTTAAAAAGTCACGTCGTCTTGGTTTTTCAATCTTAGAATCAGGTAAAGAATTTGTCAAGGGTAAACAAAGAAAATACGCTCCAGGACAACATGGGCCAACTCGTAGATATAAATTATCTGACTACGGAATCCACTTACAAGAAAAACAAAAAGTTCGTTTTATGTATGGAGTTAGTGAAAAACAATTTCGTAATACTTTTAACAAGGCTATTAAAAAACCTGGTATTGCCGGAACCAATTTTCTTCAAGCACTAGAATCACGTTTTGATAATGTAGTTTACCGTTCTGGATTTGCAGAAACAAGAAAACAAGCTAGACAATTGGTAAATCATGGCCACTTTCTCCTAAATGGTAAAAAAGTTAACATTCCTTCAATTCAATTAAAACCTGGTGATAGTTTCGAATTAACTTCTAAAAAAGAAGGAAAAATTAGAAAAAATGTTCAAATACTAAGCGCTCTTGAGAAAAAAACTATCGCATCTTGAGTTGAAGTTGATGTTAAAAACTTTAAAGCAAAATTAATTAGATTACCAGAGAGAAGTGAATTAAACCAAGAAATAAAAGAATCACTAATTGTTGAGTTCTATAGTAAATAA
- the ftsY gene encoding signal recognition particle-docking protein FtsY, translating into MSFFKKIKEKIFGKKEEKDSKIKNDNVDKYVAGLTKSSLSFSKQMIELNKRFNKVDEEYFEELEEILIMSDISPDFVQIIISELKREVRNQNLTNSELIPELIVDKMYTIYANRSLINTNLNIKDDQINVILVVGVNGSGKTTSISKIAHKLIQEGKKTLIVAADTFRAAAVEQLEIWANRVGADILKPYENEQDPGSVVYRGVQKGIDEKFDVVIIDTAGRLQNKINLMNELKKINKIISEKIPGAPHESLLVIDATTGQNGVSQAKHFSDVTQISGIVLTKMDGTSKGGIVFSIKDQLDIDVKLVGLGEKIDDLQPFDLDSFIYGMTKDLSRKYEQ; encoded by the coding sequence ATGTCATTTTTTAAAAAAATAAAAGAAAAAATATTTGGCAAAAAAGAAGAAAAAGATAGCAAGATAAAAAACGATAATGTTGACAAATATGTAGCAGGGTTAACAAAATCTAGCCTTTCTTTTTCTAAACAAATGATCGAATTAAATAAAAGATTTAACAAAGTTGATGAGGAATATTTTGAAGAATTAGAAGAAATATTAATTATGTCTGATATCTCACCAGATTTTGTCCAAATTATAATTTCTGAATTAAAAAGAGAAGTGAGAAATCAAAACCTAACTAATAGTGAATTAATTCCCGAGCTAATTGTTGATAAAATGTACACAATTTATGCTAATCGCTCTTTGATAAATACAAATTTAAACATCAAAGATGATCAGATCAATGTTATTTTAGTTGTTGGTGTCAATGGTTCTGGTAAGACTACCTCGATTTCCAAAATTGCTCACAAACTGATTCAAGAAGGTAAAAAAACTCTTATTGTTGCCGCTGATACTTTCCGAGCTGCCGCTGTCGAACAATTAGAAATATGGGCAAATAGAGTAGGTGCAGATATCCTAAAACCCTATGAAAATGAACAAGATCCAGGATCTGTTGTTTATCGCGGAGTTCAAAAAGGTATAGATGAAAAATTTGATGTTGTTATCATTGATACTGCTGGAAGACTTCAAAATAAAATCAATTTAATGAATGAGCTCAAAAAAATCAACAAAATAATTTCAGAAAAAATTCCAGGAGCACCTCATGAATCACTTCTAGTTATTGATGCAACTACTGGACAAAATGGAGTTTCACAAGCTAAACATTTTTCTGATGTAACACAAATTAGTGGAATTGTTCTTACCAAAATGGATGGCACAAGCAAAGGTGGTATTGTATTTTCAATTAAAGATCAATTAGATATTGATGTTAAATTGGTAGGTCTTGGTGAAAAAATAGATGATTTGCAGCCTTTTGACTTAGATAGTTTTATTTACGGAATGACTAAAGACTTGAGTAGAAAATATGAACAATAA
- a CDS encoding sigma factor-like helix-turn-helix DNA-binding protein, with amino-acid sequence MNNKIEDKDKFDNLYNKFSFLLTQNQKQIFHLYYKENLSLSEIAKILATTRASVFDSLKKAKQKMLKIEQKMLQEKGKNGQN; translated from the coding sequence ATGAACAATAAAATTGAAGATAAAGATAAATTTGATAATCTTTATAATAAATTTAGTTTTTTGTTAACACAAAACCAGAAGCAAATATTTCACCTTTATTATAAAGAAAATCTAAGTCTATCAGAGATTGCCAAAATTTTAGCTACAACTCGTGCATCTGTTTTTGATTCGTTAAAAAAAGCGAAACAAAAAATGTTGAAAATTGAACAAAAAATGCTTCAAGAGAAAGGAAAAAATGGCCAAAATTAG
- a CDS encoding ribonuclease J, with protein MAKISFFALGGQDENGKNCYVLEIDNNIFVINSGVKIPLNSGIGIDTIIPDFSYIEKNAHKVKGVFITDSKNESFSALPWLVMKVKKLPIYCSSFTKALILDRMSKYGINTNDFEIKNIAKPIEISPQIKVKAIPVAGSMPGIYGFNFETEDGVILFLTNFIIGNLGIYGNTNLDLIKKYISHPKGILALIADSGRANFPGKTIDKIFTKSFLEKTFLNASNKSRIIVGVYDEEMLSIQEIIDLATKFNRKITAYGRKYDQLYDMIVKLNDKTQTKFLAKPIFFDFKQANKEQNSVILITSTPERIYQRFIRILEKEDVFLRFKKSDHVIMLAPPINGIEQTHAKVLDEIAKVTSNLVDISESDFRVARPSRDDLAELIAKLEPKYFIPIQGLYRYLVVAGNIAHKAKIKKSNIVILQNRRAVNFIDGNLFSQKKVIKCESEVFVDGFGVGDISFEVLRERELLSRDGVLIISMLYDYSSKKILSKPTITEYGILSRENKEEINQIIDDIIVDNFASLTKISDKIIRELQEKIQKSIKRKIFRLYDKEPMVVLVVQNTHG; from the coding sequence ATGGCCAAAATTAGTTTTTTTGCCCTTGGTGGTCAAGATGAAAATGGAAAAAATTGCTATGTTTTAGAAATTGATAATAATATTTTTGTAATTAATTCAGGAGTTAAAATCCCATTAAATAGTGGTATAGGAATCGACACTATTATCCCTGATTTTAGCTACATTGAAAAAAATGCTCATAAAGTCAAAGGTGTCTTCATTACTGACTCAAAAAATGAATCATTTTCAGCATTACCTTGGCTTGTTATGAAAGTCAAAAAATTACCAATTTATTGTTCTTCATTTACCAAAGCACTCATTCTTGATCGAATGAGCAAATATGGTATTAATACAAACGATTTTGAGATTAAAAATATTGCAAAACCTATTGAAATTAGTCCACAAATCAAAGTAAAAGCAATTCCAGTTGCTGGATCAATGCCAGGAATTTATGGTTTTAATTTTGAAACTGAAGATGGTGTTATTTTATTTTTAACTAATTTTATCATTGGTAATTTAGGCATTTATGGTAATACTAATTTAGATTTAATTAAAAAATATATTAGTCATCCCAAAGGTATTTTAGCACTCATTGCCGATTCCGGGCGTGCTAATTTTCCAGGAAAGACCATTGATAAAATTTTTACCAAAAGTTTTTTAGAAAAAACATTTTTAAATGCTAGCAATAAAAGCCGAATTATTGTGGGAGTATATGACGAGGAAATGCTCTCAATTCAGGAAATTATTGATTTAGCTACAAAATTTAATCGTAAAATTACTGCATATGGTAGAAAATATGACCAACTTTATGACATGATTGTCAAACTCAATGATAAAACTCAGACAAAATTCCTAGCAAAACCTATCTTTTTTGACTTTAAACAAGCCAATAAAGAACAAAACAGTGTGATATTAATTACTTCGACTCCAGAGCGTATTTACCAAAGATTTATCCGTATTTTAGAAAAAGAAGACGTTTTTTTAAGATTTAAAAAAAGCGATCATGTTATAATGTTAGCGCCACCTATAAACGGCATTGAGCAAACCCATGCTAAAGTGTTAGATGAAATTGCTAAGGTAACTTCAAATTTAGTTGATATAAGCGAGTCTGACTTTCGAGTTGCAAGGCCTTCAAGAGATGATCTGGCTGAATTAATTGCTAAGTTAGAGCCTAAGTATTTTATTCCAATTCAAGGTTTATATCGTTATTTGGTAGTCGCTGGTAATATAGCACACAAGGCTAAAATTAAAAAATCAAATATTGTAATATTACAAAACCGCAGAGCCGTAAATTTTATAGATGGTAACTTATTTTCGCAAAAAAAAGTTATTAAATGTGAAAGCGAAGTCTTTGTCGATGGTTTTGGCGTTGGCGATATTTCCTTTGAAGTTTTACGCGAGCGCGAACTCCTATCACGTGATGGTGTTCTCATAATTTCAATGCTTTATGATTATAGTTCTAAAAAAATCCTTTCAAAACCAACAATTACTGAATATGGGATACTATCAAGAGAAAACAAAGAAGAGATAAATCAAATAATTGATGATATTATTGTTGATAACTTTGCGAGTTTAACTAAAATAAGTGATAAAATAATTCGTGAACTTCAAGAAAAAATTCAAAAGTCAATCAAGCGGAAAATTTTTCGACTTTATGACAAAGAGCCAATGGTGGTTCTTGTAGTTCAAAATACACATGGGTAA
- a CDS encoding thioredoxin family protein encodes MKKLKWIDAQKEIETGVVYLEFSVDWCGDCKMQKFVNDQITEHYADNEKIKLIQVDAEEAELFRKKGTRFEVLFVPTHIVMKDGEILFKRFDYTPKEILVEQIDKALAL; translated from the coding sequence ATGAAAAAACTTAAATGAATAGATGCGCAAAAAGAAATTGAAACTGGTGTAGTTTATCTTGAATTTTCAGTAGACTGATGTGGCGATTGCAAAATGCAAAAATTTGTTAATGACCAAATTACAGAACACTATGCTGACAATGAGAAAATCAAATTAATTCAAGTTGATGCAGAAGAAGCTGAATTATTTAGAAAAAAAGGAACAAGATTTGAAGTCTTATTTGTCCCAACACACATTGTTATGAAAGATGGTGAAATTCTTTTCAAAAGATTTGATTATACACCAAAAGAAATACTAGTTGAACAAATAGACAAAGCACTAGCATTATAA